A genomic stretch from Candidatus Kapaibacterium thiocyanatum includes:
- a CDS encoding Nif3-like dinuclear metal center hexameric protein yields the protein MQLREFQRIVDTLFKPNAAMRGDNIGLHVSSRRDTARKVLVCLEVTDAVLAEAITLDCDAILAFHPLIYTPLLRLDRNDRVGRLACSLIENDIALLCVHTAFDAFPRGTNHVLANRLGLHPLRPLQPSPVGEGFGMGLLAAAPDGMTFDMLMERTTAVCGSPVRYIPPTTDIVTSVALVGGSGASFMDDAIASGADVFITADVKYHGFHAADGVIGLIDPGHFEMERFVPAGMIQALGLEYGMAAELVESRVVTNPVRYAAPAAAPPYVHSSLS from the coding sequence ATGCAGCTGCGCGAGTTCCAACGCATCGTCGACACTCTCTTCAAGCCCAACGCGGCAATGCGCGGCGACAATATCGGTCTGCACGTTTCATCGCGTCGCGATACCGCCCGTAAGGTGCTGGTATGCCTCGAAGTGACCGATGCCGTTCTCGCCGAAGCCATCACTCTCGACTGCGACGCCATCCTCGCCTTCCACCCTCTCATCTACACTCCGCTTCTGCGACTGGATCGTAACGACAGGGTAGGACGGTTGGCATGCTCTCTCATTGAGAACGACATCGCACTTTTGTGCGTGCATACGGCGTTCGACGCATTCCCGAGGGGCACGAATCACGTCCTGGCCAACCGCCTCGGCCTGCATCCGCTCCGCCCCCTGCAGCCATCGCCGGTCGGCGAAGGCTTCGGCATGGGACTGCTCGCCGCCGCGCCGGATGGCATGACCTTTGATATGCTCATGGAACGGACGACGGCCGTCTGCGGTTCGCCGGTACGCTACATCCCGCCGACGACGGACATCGTGACGTCCGTCGCCCTGGTTGGAGGCAGCGGCGCTTCCTTCATGGACGACGCCATCGCGTCGGGTGCCGACGTCTTCATCACGGCCGACGTCAAGTATCACGGCTTCCATGCCGCGGACGGCGTCATCGGATTGATCGACCCTGGACACTTCGAAATGGAACGGTTCGTTCCTGCCGGGATGATCCAGGCCCTCGGCCTCGAATACGGTATGGCGGCGGAGCTCGTGGAGAGCCGCGTCGTCACCAATCCCGTTCGTTACGCTGCGCCGGCGGCAGCACCTCCCTACGTCCATTCATCACTATCGTAG
- a CDS encoding lipoyl synthase, giving the protein MLSLPVIQPNEQQLPNGRRPEWLKVRAPGGEDYARVKSMMRTKALHTVCEEARCPNITECWNAGTATFMIGGDTCTRSCGFCAVKTGRPMPMDDGEPLRVAEAIQAMNLKHAVITSVNRDERKDGGSELWAATIRESRKLNPDTTMEVLIPDFKGNMENLQRVVDAHPDILAHNTETVPRLYRRVRPQGKYHWTLALLEEAKRQGMRTKTGIMLGLGETPEEVVQTMKDLVAVGTDILTLGQYLQPTKNHLPVDRFVHPDEFARYKQIGLEMGFDYVESGPLVRSSYHAERHL; this is encoded by the coding sequence ATGCTCAGCCTACCTGTCATCCAACCGAACGAACAGCAACTTCCGAACGGCCGCCGCCCCGAATGGCTCAAGGTGCGCGCACCCGGCGGCGAGGACTATGCCCGTGTGAAATCGATGATGCGCACGAAGGCATTGCATACGGTCTGCGAGGAGGCACGTTGTCCGAACATCACGGAATGCTGGAATGCGGGTACGGCCACGTTCATGATCGGTGGCGACACCTGCACCCGGTCCTGCGGCTTCTGTGCCGTGAAGACGGGCCGCCCGATGCCCATGGACGACGGTGAACCGCTGCGTGTGGCCGAGGCGATCCAGGCCATGAATCTCAAGCATGCCGTCATCACGTCCGTCAACCGCGACGAACGCAAGGATGGAGGCTCCGAGCTCTGGGCCGCGACGATCCGCGAATCGCGGAAACTCAATCCCGATACCACGATGGAAGTGCTGATTCCGGACTTCAAGGGCAACATGGAGAACCTCCAGCGCGTCGTGGATGCCCATCCCGACATCCTGGCCCACAACACGGAAACGGTCCCCCGCCTCTATCGCCGCGTACGCCCGCAAGGGAAGTATCACTGGACGCTCGCCCTCCTCGAAGAGGCGAAGCGCCAGGGCATGCGCACCAAGACGGGCATCATGCTCGGACTGGGCGAAACGCCCGAGGAAGTGGTACAGACGATGAAGGATCTCGTCGCCGTCGGAACGGATATCCTGACGCTCGGACAATACCTCCAACCCACGAAGAACCACCTTCCCGTGGACCGCTTCGTCCACCCCGACGAATTCGCCCGCTACAAGCAGATAGGCCTGGAGATGGGATTCGACTATGTCGAATCGGGACCGCTCGTACGCAGTTCCTACCACGCAGAACGCCATCTATGA